A genomic segment from Candidatus Pacearchaeota archaeon encodes:
- a CDS encoding DNA-directed RNA polymerase subunit N: MIIPVRCFSCGKPIAHLWEEYKKRIEKGENTKKVLDELGLERYCCRAMFLGQVDLLQEINKFKKF, encoded by the coding sequence ATGATAATTCCGGTAAGATGTTTTTCATGTGGTAAGCCTATAGCACACTTGTGGGAAGAATATAAAAAAAGAATAGAGAAAGGAGAAAATACTAAAAAAGTTTTAGATGAATTAGGATTAGAAAGATATTGTTGTAGAGCAATGTTTTTAGGGCAAGTTGATTTATTACAAGAGATTAATAAATTTAAGAAGTTTTAA
- a CDS encoding serpin family protein → MSKKIIISIITLFMISAIVTAVIFLYPYEPKQPPKADDTGFTQQGIQEVINANNQFAFDLYNQLINDPKNKGKNIFYSPYSIFSALALVYEGAEGKTAEEIKSVFHFPENSVLRPNFAAIYNEINERNKDYELRTGNALWVQKDYNLLEDYKSRVEKYYGGKATNLDFVNEREKSIQTINSFIEEQTNDKIKDIIKDLSPLTRLIITNAIYFKGSWEKEFNKEYTKEQDFKITPENIVKVPMMYRKGGYLNYFETEKMQILELPYKGDKISMLILLPKQYEEYDYERKEKIVYNYTLEDIEFSLEKLNEYKSQMKKTDIDSIYLPKFEFETEYHMEETMKSLGMITAFSYNADFSGMRKEKDLFIDFIIHKAYVKVNEEGTEAAAATTVRKMGSSAYPLRKIFRADHPFIFIIQQKDTGNILFIGRVIDPTKK, encoded by the coding sequence ATGAGTAAAAAAATAATAATAAGTATTATAACTCTTTTTATGATTTCTGCAATTGTAACAGCAGTTATTTTTCTTTATCCATATGAACCTAAACAACCTCCAAAAGCAGATGATACCGGCTTTACTCAACAAGGGATTCAAGAAGTAATTAATGCAAATAACCAATTTGCTTTTGATTTATATAATCAATTAATTAATGATCCTAAAAATAAAGGGAAAAATATTTTTTATTCTCCTTATAGTATTTTCTCTGCTTTAGCATTAGTATATGAAGGAGCAGAAGGAAAAACAGCAGAAGAAATTAAATCTGTTTTTCATTTTCCAGAAAACAGTGTATTAAGACCAAATTTTGCTGCAATCTATAATGAGATTAATGAAAGAAATAAGGATTATGAATTAAGAACAGGAAATGCTTTATGGGTTCAAAAAGATTATAATTTGCTTGAAGATTATAAAAGTAGAGTTGAAAAATATTATGGTGGAAAAGCAACAAATTTGGATTTTGTTAATGAAAGAGAAAAATCAATACAAACAATTAATAGTTTTATTGAAGAACAAACTAATGATAAAATTAAAGATATAATCAAAGATTTAAGTCCATTAACTAGATTAATAATTACAAATGCTATTTATTTTAAAGGTAGTTGGGAGAAGGAATTTAATAAAGAATACACTAAAGAGCAAGATTTTAAAATAACACCTGAAAATATTGTAAAAGTTCCTATGATGTATAGAAAGGGAGGGTATCTAAATTATTTTGAAACAGAAAAAATGCAAATATTAGAGTTACCTTATAAAGGGGATAAAATTTCTATGTTGATATTATTACCAAAACAATACGAAGAATATGATTATGAAAGGAAAGAAAAAATTGTTTATAATTACACGCTTGAAGATATAGAATTTTCTTTAGAAAAACTAAATGAATACAAGTCTCAAATGAAAAAAACAGATATAGACAGTATTTATTTACCTAAATTTGAATTTGAAACAGAATATCATATGGAAGAAACTATGAAGTCTTTAGGAATGATAACTGCTTTTAGTTATAATGCTGATTTTTCTGGAATGAGAAAAGAAAAGGATTTATTTATTGATTTTATAATTCATAAAGCATATGTTAAAGTTAATGAAGAGGGAACAGAAGCAGCTGCTGCGACTACTGTTAGGAAGATGGGTAGTTCCGCATATCCATTAAGAAAAATATTTAGAGCAGATCATCCTTTTATATTTATAATACAACAAAAAGATACAGGAAATATTTTATTTATAGGAAGAGTTATTGATCCTACAAAAAAATAA
- a CDS encoding 50S ribosomal protein L21e, translating into MAKIKKATRESGKIKTSKILYNYKEGDKVVIKIDISHPINFPKRFNGKSGKIIGKKGKIYIVEIKDFNRIKKLLINPIHLKY; encoded by the coding sequence ATGGCAAAAATAAAAAAAGCTACTAGAGAAAGTGGAAAGATAAAGACATCTAAAATATTATATAATTATAAAGAGGGGGATAAAGTAGTAATAAAAATAGATATAAGTCATCCTATAAATTTCCCAAAAAGATTTAATGGAAAATCTGGAAAAATAATTGGAAAAAAAGGAAAGATTTATATTGTAGAAATAAAGGATTTTAATAGAATAAAAAAATTATTAATCAACCCGATTCATTTAAAATATTAA